In the genome of Streptomyces sp. NBC_00433, the window GTCCATGTGGTACGCGGCCAGCGGGACCTCGGAGGTGCCGACCAGGTAGAGGTCGTCCTTGTCGAGGTGGTAGACGTCGTCCTCGACCTGGCCCAGGTAGCCGGTGCCCGCCATGGCGGCGGGCTTGACCAGGTTCGGCGTCAGCATCGGGGTGAAGCCGGCCGCGGTGGCCTGCGTGATCGCCGCGTTGACCAGGGCCAGCTCCAGCAGGGCGCCGACGCCGGTGAGGTAGTAGAAGCGTGAGCCCGACACCTTGGCGCCGCGCTCGGTGTCGATGGCGCCGAGCAGCTCGCCCAGCTCCAGGTGGTCGCGGGGGGTGAAGCCCTCGGCGGCGAAGTCGCGCGGGGCGCCGTGCTGCTCCAGGACGACGAAGTCCTCCTCGCCGCCGATCGGGGCGTCGGGATGGACCAGGTTGCCCAGTTCGAGCAGGAGCCGCTGGGCCTCCTCGGCCGCCTCGTGCTGCTCGGCGTCGGCGGCCTTGACCGCGGCCGACAGCTCGCCGGCGCGGCGCAGCAGCTCGGCCTTCTCGTCGCCCTGGGCCTTGGGGATCAGCTTGCCCAGCTGCTTCTGCTCGGAGCGCAGCCCGTCGAACCGGGTCCCGGACGCCCTGCGCCGCTCGTCGGCGGAGAGGAGGGAGTCGACAAGCGCGACGTCCTCTCCACGGGCGCGCTGCGAGGCGCGCACACGGTCGGGGTCCTCACGAAGCAGGCGAAGGTCGATCACGGCTACAGGCTACCGGGGCGAGGCAGCCGTACGCGACAAGTTAGGGGCTTTATGCCCGTTATGAGTGTTTCACTCCGAAAGCTGGAGAAATCTATATAGCGGGCGGAAAAATGGCCCGTCAACCTTATTGCGGGTGTCCCTCCGACGGGGCATCCCGCTTGTGGAGAAACGGAGTTGATCATCGCTTCGGGGCCGAGTTATCCACAGGGGGCCCAGGATCTCCACGACTTGTCCACAGGGTGTGGGGAAGATCTGTGGAGGAGGAGCGAGATCATTCCGGGGGCCGGATGTTCGGCCATGGATTCCCCGTCAAAACCCGCTCCACACTCACTTTCGAGTGAGAAATACTCCCTCGGACGAGTGGGTCGGACGAATTGGGGTGACGAGGCGTGTCCTGCGTCACTCTGTGACGTCCTGGTGTCTGTGTACCAATTTGTCGACTAGGTCGGCTTTCTCTGTCGACTTGTCCCCAGTTACCCACAGGCCGCGGAAGCTGCCTGTGGATAACTCGTCAGTAGCTGTGCACAACCTGCGGAACGCTTCTTCGACCCGCTTGTCAGCCGCGCCCGTCGAGGGCACGGTTCAGCCAGTCCGAGGCGTCGGTGAATTCCGCGTCCCCGGTGCCGCGGGCCACCGTCCCCGCCACCTCGTCGGCGCGCGGGTACGAGCCGAGGAAGCGTACGTTCAGACACCGCCGCCGCAGACCCATCAGCGCCTCGCCGACCCGCCGGTCGGTCAGATGGCCCTCGGCGTCCACCGAGAAGCAGTACTGCCCGAGGCCCTGGCCGGTCGGCCGGGATTCGATGCGCATCAGGTTGACCCCGCGGATCGCGAACTCCTGCAGCAGTTCGAGCAGCGCGCCGGGGTGGTCGTCGCGCAGCCAGAAGACCGCGGAGGTCTTGTCGGCCCCGGTCGGCGCCGCCAGCCGCGCCGGGCGGCCGACCAGCACGAAGCGCGTCGTCGCGTTCTGCGCGTCGTGGATCTCGGTGGCCAGCGCTTCCAGGCCGTAGGTCGGCGCGGCGAATTCCCCCGCGAAGGCACCGTCGAAACGGCCCTCCTGCACCAGCCTGGCCCCGTCCGCGTTGGACGCCGCCGACTCCCACACCGCGTCGGGCAGGTGCTCGGCCAGCCACTGCCGCACCTGGATCTGCGCTGCCGGGTGCCCGGTCACCGTCTTGACCGCGGCCAGGTCGGTGCCGGGGCGCACGAGCAGCGCGAACGCGATCGGCAGCAGCACCTCGCGGTAGATCATCAGCGGCTCGCCGAAGGCCAGCTCGTCCAGGGTGGCGGTGATGCCGCCCTCCACCGAGTTCTCGATCGGCACCAGCGCGCCGCCCGCGTCGCCGCCGCGCACCGCGTCCAGCGCGGCGGGCACCGACACCATCGGCACCAGCTCACGGGTCGCGGCCTCCGGCAGCGAACGCAGTGCCGCCTCCGTGAAGGTCCCTTCGGGACCGAGATACGTGTAGCGGCTCGCTGGGGACATGCCGTCAGCCTAACGGCCCCCACGCCCGCGCCGTACGGCTCACGACGGGCTCCCCCTCGGCCGACCACTCCGGGAAGTCGCGTGTCAGCCCTGCTGCCTTTGTCGGCCGGTCTTCCTTCTCGTTCCTTTCGCGGGCAGCCTCGTTCCTCGGCCGACCACTCCGGGAAGTCGCGTGTCAGCCCTGCTGCCTTTGTCGGCCGGTCTTCCTTCTCGTTCCCTTCGCGGGCAGCCTCGTTCCTCGGCCGACCACTCCGGGAACTCGCGCGTCAGTCCTCCAGCAGACGCTGGCCCACGTACTCCCCCGGGCCTGCCCCACCCGGGACCGCGAAGAGGCCGCTCGACTCGTGGCGCAGGAAGCGGGACAGGCCGTCGCCGCCGTCGAGCTTGCGCTGCACCGGCACGAAGCCCTTCAGCGGATCGGCCTGCCAGGCCACGAAGAGCAGCCCGGCGTCCGGGGTGCCGTCGGCGCCGATGCCGTCGTGGTACGAGAAGGCCCGCCGCAGCATGGCCGCGCCTTGGTTGGACGCGGCCGCCGCGACCCGGATGTGCGCGTCGCCCGCGATGGCGACCGAGCCGTCGGCATTGACTTTGGCCAGGTCGACCGGGGTGAATTCGGTGCCGCCCGACAGCGGCGCCCCGTCGGACTTGCGCCGCCCGATCACTTTCTCCTGGCGTGCCACGGGCAGGTGGTCCCAGTCGTCGAGCAGCATCCGGATCCGGCGCACCACCGCGTAGGACCCGCCCGCCATCCAACCCGGCGACCCCTTGGCCGGTACGAAGACCCGCTGCTCGAAGTCCGGGTCGGAGGGCTTCGGATTGTTCGTGCCGTCGATCTGACCCATCAGGTTGCGACCGGTCATCGGGTGCGCGGTCGCGCCCGGTGTGCGGTTGAAGCCGTTCATCTGCCAGCGCACCGACGCCGTGTCACGGGCCGCCTTCTGCAGCACCCGCAGCGCGTGGAAGGCGACCAGGGCGTCGTCGGCGCCGATCTGCACCCAGAGGTCGCCGTTGCTGCGGGCGGGGTCCAGCCGGTCACCCGCGAAGTCAGGCAGCGGCGCCAGTGCCTCCGGCAGTGCGGCGCCGAGACCGGTCCGCCCGAAGAAGCCGCGGCCGAAGCCGAAGGTGACCGTCAGCGAGGAGGGGCCGGCGTCGTACGCGACCTGGTCGTCGTACGCCGCCGGCGCCGCCGGCCTGCCGGCCGCCGTCATCGTGCGCACGGCGTCCGACCAGCGCCGCATCAGGCCGGCCGCGGCCCTGCGGTCGGCCCCCGGCACCAGGTCGAAGGCCACCAGGTGGCCGCGGGCCTGCGCGGGCTGCACGATGCCCGCCTGCCGGACGCCCTCGAAGGGGATGTGCGCCGAGCCGACCGTGGCCAGCGCGGTCGGCTCCGCCTCCACCGCCGCCGCCACGCCCGCCCCGGCCGCGCCGCCGGCGATCAGACCGGCCGCGCCGGCCGCGCCGGCCGCGCCCGCGGTGCCGAGCAGCCGCCGCCGGCTGATCGGCGCGGACCCTTGCCGAGCCGGGGCGGCGCCGCCAATTCCCACGGCGTCGCCCATTGCCGAGCCGTCCGCTTCCCGCGCGTCCATTGCCGAGCGGTCCGCTTCCCGGCCGTCCATTGCCGAGCCGCCCCGGCGCCCCGCGGTCCTTGCTGCCTTGCTCATGCCTGCCGCTCGCTCACGATGTGATCTGCACGTTCCTTGTCACCGTCACCTCGTCGATGTCGGAGGTGCGGACGGTCAACGCGACCTGCCAGTTGCCGGCCAGCGGCAGCGTCACGTTCGACGCGATCCAGTGTCCTGCGCCGAAGGGGCTGACCTTCGCCGGGAGCGGGCCGAGGTTCTTGGCGGGAAGGGTGAAGGCCAGCCGCACCTCCGGCGCCTTCACCGGCAGTCCGGCGGCGTCGGTCAGCTCCAGATGCACCGAGGCGGCGGTGCCCGCCCGCGCCGGCGACAGGATCAGGTCCGCGGTGCCCTTGCCGCCGGGGCCGCCGGTGTCGAAGGGGATGCGCAGGTCGGCGTCCTGCGACGCGCCGGTCGCCGGGGCGGACGCGCCCGGGGCGGCGGGCGCGGGCGCCAGCGCCTTCTGCTCCTCCGCGGCCCGGCCCGGCTGGCTGCCGGTCAGCATCGTGGTGATGGTGAGCAGGACCACGGCGACCCCGACCTCGGCCAGCACCGAGCGGCGCAGGGCGACCCTGGCCGGGTCGGAGTCCCTGACCTTCTTCTCCCGGGCGGCCGTGCGGGCGTCCTGCTGCCTGCGAAGCTGCGCCATCCGCCGCGGATCACCCGCGGCGCGCTCCGTACCGGAGGCCGCGCCCGTATCCGAGGCCGGGTCGTCCGAGGACGGCCCCGGGTCCCCTGCGGTGTCCGGATCGCCTGCGCCGCCCTTGCCCCGCTCCTGAGCGCCGCCCGCACCGTCTGCCGCGTCCGACCCGCCCGCGGCCGCCCTGACGGCCTGCCGGGGTGCCTGACGGGCCGTCTGCCGGCCGACCTTCCCGGCCGTCGCCGCGGGGTCGCCGATGGACTGCGTCCACTTGCGCGAGAACCAGGCGACGCACACCAGCGTGCACACCAGCCCGATCTTGATCAGCAGCAGCCGGCCGTAGGAGGTGTCGGTGAAGGCGCGCCAGGTGCCGATCTGCCGCCATGCCTGGTAGGTGCCGGTGCAGACCAGCGTGGTGACCGCGGTCAGGCCGATGGTGGAGAAGCGGCGTACGGCGGCGCGTTCGACCGTGCCGGCGGTGGACGGCGCGCTGAGCGCCGTCAGCAGGGTGATGAGCCCGCCGAGCCAGACCGCCATGGACAGCAGATGGACCACGTCGATCGGCATCGCCAGTCTGCGCTGGATACCGACCGAGGCGTGCTCGGCCATGGCCCAGGTCGCCGCGATGCCGACGGCGACGACGGTGCCGCCGATGCCCAGGCCCCATGCAAGGTCGGCGCGTTCCTCCGGGTCCTCCCGTTTGGCGTAGCTGCCGAAGAGCACGGCGAGGAAGACCGCCGCGGCGGCGAGCAGCAGCAGCCGGGAGACCAGGGCGGCGCCTGGACGGGTCTCCAGCTGGGTGCGGATCAGGCTCAGGTCGAAGGCGTCGCCGAGCCCGCTGCCGTTGACGTAGGGGCCGCGCAGCATGATCAGCGCGATGGTCGCCGCGACCAGGGTGGCCCAGCCGCCGGCGACGAGCCGCTGGAGGGGCCGCAGCAGGGCGCCGCGCGGCCAGCACACGGACAGGAAGACGCAGCCGCCGACCAGCAGCGCGAAGCCGCCGTAGGCGAAGTAGCGGGCGACGCCGTAGAGGGTGCCCGCTGTGCCGCCGCCGAGCGCGGCCTGGTCGGAGAGGTCGACGGTGGTCTGCGAGGGCGCGCCGACCGAGAAGGTGAAGGCGCCGGCGACCGGATGGCTGTCCTGGGAGACGGCCTTCCAGGCGACGGTGTACGTGCCATTGCCGAGCCCGGCGCGCAGCGCGACCGTCGCCGTGGACCCGGAGTCCTTGCCGGCGGCGTGGCCGGGCACACCCGTGGCCACGTTCGCACCGGCCGGGTCGAGCACCCGCAGCGAGTCGGCCGACAGCAGCACACCCTCGGAGAAGGTGAGCACCACCTGCTGCGGCGCGGTCTGCACCACGGAGCCGTCGGCCGGGTCGGTACGGATCAGCGCCGCGTGGGCGGACGCGGGCGCGGCCGTGGCCAGCAGCACCGCGAACAGCGCGCAGCAGGCCGCCACGACCGCCGCCAGCCTGCGGACAGGGCCACGCCTCGGCCGTCGCGGACCACCGACCCGCACGGGAGGCGCGGACCTTGCCGCGGACGTCGCTGCTGACACCGCCGCGGACGCCGGCTCGCGCGTCGGCACGTACAACCGTCTGTTCATCCTTCGCTCAGCCCCTCGGGTGATACGTCGTCGGCCGCACGGGCACGGTGATCGTGACCGTGGCGGGCGTGGCGTGGGTGAAGTGGAGCCGTAGGGTGATCCGCTCGCCCACCGAGGGCATGTGGGTGAGTGTTTCGAGCATCAGGTGGTCGCCGCCGGTGCCGAGGGTGAGCCGCCCGCCCGCGGGCACGGTCAGCGCGGTCACCTGGCGCATGGTGGTGCCGGTTGTGGTGTGCAGGGTGACGTGAGCGGCCAGCGGTGTGCTCACCGACGTCAATTGTGCGTCCGTACCACCGCTGTTGGTAACCGTCACATAGGCGGCGGCTTCGTCGGTCAGCAAAGGACGCGGTATGTACCCGCCGCTCACCGCCAGCCTGGCCGGGCCCCCGGAGCCGGCGCCCGAGCCGTGCCCGGCGAGACCCGCGGCGGCGCCGCTCGCCGCGGCCACCGCCACGGCTCCGCCCAGTGCGCCCAGCAGTGCGCGCCGGCGCCTCACGGCGCCTCACTCCTGATGATCTTCGGCAGGTCGTGGGCGAACTGCTCGGCCGTGGTCCCGGACATGTACAGCACGTGCGCCTTGTCGTCCTTGGGCCAGAAGGCCAGCACCTCGGCGCCGTGGGTGACGGTGATGCTGCCGTCCTTCTCCTTGACCGGCGCCTCGATGCCGACGCCCACCGACCTGGCCGCGGCCTGGATGGCGGTGAAGTCGCCGGTCAGGCCGATGAAGCTCTTGTCCATCGCGCCGAGCCACTCGGTCAGCCGTGCGGGGGTGTCCCGCTCGGGGTCGGAGCTGACGAAGACGACCCGCAGCTTGTCCTGGTCGGCCTTGGGCAGCTTGGCCTTGGCCAGCGCGAGGTCGCTCATGGTGGTCGGGCAGACGTCGGGGCAGTGGGTGTAGCCGAAGAAGAGCAGCGTGGGATGTCCGGCGGTCTGCTTGACCAGGTCGAAGGGCTTGCCGTGGTTGTCGGTGAGCTGGAGCCGCGGCTTGGCGAAGGGCGTGTCGAGCACCGTGCCCGGCTGGTCGCTGCCCCCCTTCACCTCCGCCAGGGTGCCGGCGGCCGAGGTGCCGTCCGAGCCGCCGGAGGAGCTGCCGCAGCCGGTGAGTACGAGGGCGCAGGCGGCGGCGAGCGCGACAGCGCCGGCCTTGATGGTGGTACGCATGAAGGTGGTCCTCAAGAGTGCGGTGAGAGTGGGCCGGGCGGCCGCGGAGCGCGGGTCCGCTGACCGCGGCCGCCCGGCGTGAGGGCCCGTGCTGGGCCGGTGCCGTCAGGCAGCGCTGCCGCCGCCGCCCGTGCCTGCGCTGCTGCGGCGCCGCCCGGCGAAGATCCCGAAGCCGACGCCTGCCGCGCCGACGACGATCCCGACGACGCCCAGGGCGCGCGCGGTGCCGTCGCTGTCGCTGCCGCCCGAGGCGGCCTGAGCGGTGCCCTTGCTGTCCGCGGCGGGGGCCGGCGCGGGAGTGCCCGTGGCCGTCGCGGTGGCCGCGCCGTCGTCGGCGGCCGCGGTCAGCTTCAGGGTCGGCGCGGGATTCTGCGGCTCCGCCTGCCCGGCCTGGGGGACCTCGATCCAGCGCACGACCTCGCCGTTGCTGTACGTCTGCAGCGTCTTGAACGACAGCGAGTCCGCGTCGGAGGGCAGCGGCCCGAAGGAGACGGGGAACTGCTGGAATTGCCCCGGCTCGATCTTCCCGCCGGTCCAGGTGATCTTCGAAACGGCCTGGTCGACGGTGCCGTCGTCGGTCTTCATCGGGGTGGCCAGCTTCGACGTCGTCACCTGCGCGGTCCAGCCCGGGACCGGCTGCAGCGACACCGACGCGATCGGGTGGTCGGTCGGTACGTTGACCTCGATCTTGACGGTCGACGCGCTGTCCCGCTCGTTGGGCACCTTGAAGGAGACCGTGGTGTAGCCGCCCTTGGCGGCGGTGTTCGGCTGGACGGTGACGTGGGCGAAGGCGGGCACGGCGGCCAGCAGGACGGTGGCACCGGCGAGCGCGGCGACGGCGGCGGCGCGGCCGCGCAGGCGGGACATACGTGAACTGCTCATGGCAGGGGTTCTCCACGGTGAGAGGTGCGGACGGTGGCATGGTGCGGGCCGCGCCGCCTGCACATGGGTGCGGTCGTGGGACACGCGTACGCATGCGGTGGTCTCCGCCGCGGCGATGTGCGACGGGATTCCGTACGGGTACGCGGGTACGCCACAGGGTGCACTCCTGTGCCGGTCGCGGCGGGAGCGACCCGCGCGACCGTCCCCGACTCACCCCGGTGCACGGGGGAGCGGACGCCGCGTCAGGCCGCCAGTGCCACCGGCGGGCCGCGCCTGGCCAGGGAGTGCCGCAGCAGGACCGCGCGGTAGCCGGGGCCGCCCGAATCACCCGTACGCCGTACGCGGCGCGGCCGGGCGGCGGGCACCGCGGCGGCGAGCGCGGACAGCAGCGCGTGGGCGCGGAGCAGGACCGCGGGGCTCAGCACGGCCAGGCCCGCCGCGCCCCGTACCGACAGCCGGGTCAGCCGCCACAGCGCGGCCTCGCCGCGCCGCAGCAGCCAGCCCGCCACCACGGCGGCCAGCAGGTGGCCGAGCACCATCGGCAGCGAGCACATCGGCAGGGACGACATCGCGAGGTGCGTGCCGCCGCCGGGCTGGGACGCCATGCCGGGCATGTCCGGCATCGGCAGCGGGCCGTTCGGGTCGATGCCCGCGTTGATCACCGTCTGCCGGGCCGTCTGCGCGGTGAGCCGCGGACCGGGGCTGCCGCACACCAGCCGGGCGGCGATCGCCAACAGCCCGCCGCCGGGGTCACTCGAAGGAGTGAGTGACTGTGTGGCGCACATCTGGCCCGCGCCGAAGACCGTGTGCAGGACGAGCTGCCCCGCCGCGAGGACGGCGGCGATGCCCGGCAGCGTCCGCTCCCGGCCCGCCAGCGGTGCCACGACGGCGAAGACCGCCACCCATCCCAGCGCCAGCGACCACACCGGCACCGTGGCGCCCGAGGCCAGCGTGTGCCCGGCCGCGGCCAGCACGACGCAGACCGCGGTGAACACCGCGGCCCGCAGCAGTCTCATACCGGCGCCTGCGCGCGCGGCGGTGGCGGGGGAAGCCATGGCGGCCGTCATCCTCTCACCGCGGGCACGGGCGCGGAACAGGGGGTGTCCGGCTCACAGGAGTGTGTCCGGCTGATTCCTTACACCCGTACGCCGGGCGCACGCATCGGCCGAATGAGCGGGATCACGTCAACCCCACGCTTACGGAGTGCTCTTCGCGGCAATACGTATCCGTATGTCGAGCCGCAGCCAGGAGGCTGGAGCATGAGCATCTGGTGGTCCCTCCATTTGCGGCGCGAGGCTGCGAGCGTCCCGCTCGCCCGGAGACTTCTGCTGGGGACCATGGAGACCGCCGGGGTGGACCCCGACATCTCCTTCGATCTCTCGGTGGCCCTGTCCGAGGCGTGCGCGAACGCCGTGGAACACGCCGGATCGGCGACCGGCTACTGCGTCACCGCCCTGATCGACGGTGACTGCTGCCGGATCGAGGTCGCCGACTCCGGGCCGGGTTCATCCCGCGACCGCACACCCGAGTTCGACCGCACATCCGAATTCGACAGAAAACCCGACTGGGTCCTGCACCCGGCCCGGCCGCTGACCCACCGGGGCCAGTACGCCGAGCACGGGCGCGGACTCTTCCTGATCGAGGCGCTGGTGGACCATGTGCGCTTCCACGACCGGCCGGGGCACGGCACGGTCGTGTCCTTCGACAAGGTGCTCAAGTGGCGTGACGACGCGCTGCTGAAAGCGTCCTGACGCCCGCGAGGGCGCGTGGCCGCGGAGCATTGCCGCGGCGAAGGGCCGCGGAGCGACGTCCCGCGGCGGCGGGCCCCGCGGAGGGCTAGCCCCGCAGGCCCGCCATCCACGCCTCGATCTCGTCCGCGCCGCGCGGCAGTGCCCCGGACAGATTGCGGCTGCCGTCGGCCGTCACGAGGATGTCGTCCTCGATGCGGACCCCGATGCCGCGGTATTGCTCCGGCACGGTCAGGTCGTCGGCCTGGAAGTACAGTCCGGGCTCGACGGTGAGCACCATGCCGGGCTCCAGGGTGCAGTCCACGTACGCCTCGGTCCGCGCGTGTGCGCAGTCGTGCACGTCGAGGCCGAGCATGTGCCCGGTGCCGTGCAGGGTCCAGCGGCGCTGCAGCCCCAGTTCGAGCACCCGCTCGACGGGCCCGTCGATCAGGCCCCACTCGACCAGGCGCTCGGCCAGGACGCGCTGGGCGGCCTCGTGGAAGTCGCGGTAGGCCGCGCCCGGCTTGACCGCGTCGATGCCCGCCTGCTGCGCCGCGTGGACGGCGTCGTAGACCTGCCGCTGAAGGGGCGTGAAGCGCCCGCTGACCGGCAGCGTACGGGTGACGTCCGCGGTGTAGAGGGAGCGGGTCTCGACGCCCGCGTCGAGCAGCAGCAGGTCGCCGGAGCGGACCGGGCCGTCGTTGCGCACCCAGTGCAGGGTGGTGGCGTGCGGCCCCGACGCGCAGATCGAGCCGTAGCCGACGTCATTGCCCTCGACCCGGGCGCGCAGGAAGAACGTGCCTTCGATGTAGCGCTCGGAGGTGGCCTCGGCCTTGTCCAGCACCTTGACGACGTCCTCGAAGCCGCGCGCGGTCGACGCGCAGGCCTGCTCCAGCTCGCCGATCTCGAAGTCGTCCTTGACCGCCCGCAGCTCGGAGAGGAAGGCGGTCAGCTCCGCGTCCCGCTCGGCCGTCACCTTGTCGGTGAGGGCCGCCTCGATGCCCGCGTCATGGCCGCGGACGACCCGGACCGGGCCGGTGGCCTCGCGCAGGTCCGCCTGCGCCTTGCGCACGTCGCGGCACGGCAGCCCGAGCAGCTGCTCGGCCTCGGCCAGGCTGTGCCGGCGGCCGACCCACAGCTCGCCCTGGCCGTCGAGCCAGAACTCGCCGTTCCCCCGGTCCGAGCGCGGCAGCAGATACGCCGTCGCCTCGTGGCCGCCCTCCGCCAGCGGTTCGAGCACCAGGACCGCGTCCTGCGTCTGGTCGCCGGTCAGGTGCACGTATTCGGTGCCGGCCCTGAAGGGATACTCCGTGTCGTTGGACCGCGTCCGCAGCTTGCCGGCGGGGACGACGATCCGCTCGCCGGGGAAGCGCGCGGAGACCGCGGCGCGGCGGGCCGCGGTGTGGCCGGCCTGCGCGATGGGCGTCAGGCCGTGCATCTCGGTGTCCGCCCAGCCGGTCTTCATAGAGGCGGCCAGCTCGTCGGACACCGCCGGGTAGAGGCCGTTCTTGCGCTGCTTGATCGGCTTGTCCTGGGCGGCGCCCTGCGCGTCCTCCGCCACCCTGTCCTGCGCCTCGCGCTGCTCGTCCCCGGTCGCGCCCTGCTGCTGGTCGGCCTGCGCCACTTCCCTGCCTCCTCCTGATGAACCCGTTCGTCCATCGTAGGCGGGCCGGGAGTCAGTCGAAACGGGCCACCAGCAGCACCAGGTCCTCCTCGCCCCCGGTCGTGTCCAGCCCGCCGGGCAGCGTGGTGTGCAGCAGGTGGTCGGCCAGCAGCCCCGGGTCCTCGCGTACGGACCTGGGCGCGTTCTGTACGGCCGCGTGGACCCGGGCGAGGGCCCGGTCGGCGGACTCTCCGGTGCGGTGCAGCAGCCCGTCGGTGTAG includes:
- the serS gene encoding serine--tRNA ligase, with amino-acid sequence MIDLRLLREDPDRVRASQRARGEDVALVDSLLSADERRRASGTRFDGLRSEQKQLGKLIPKAQGDEKAELLRRAGELSAAVKAADAEQHEAAEEAQRLLLELGNLVHPDAPIGGEEDFVVLEQHGAPRDFAAEGFTPRDHLELGELLGAIDTERGAKVSGSRFYYLTGVGALLELALVNAAITQATAAGFTPMLTPNLVKPAAMAGTGYLGQVEDDVYHLDKDDLYLVGTSEVPLAAYHMDEIIDASRLPLRYAGFSSCYRREAGSYGKDTRGIFRVHQFDKVEMFVFTAPEEAEAEHQRLLAWEKQWLTSLELPFQVIELASGDLGASASRKFDCEAWIPTQGKYRELTSTSNTLEFQARRLGVRMRDSDGTRPLATLNGTLCAVTRTIVAILENHQLPDGSVRVPEVLRPYLGGRDVLEPVASAAAAFSAAAE
- the pheA gene encoding prephenate dehydratase, with protein sequence MSPASRYTYLGPEGTFTEAALRSLPEAATRELVPMVSVPAALDAVRGGDAGGALVPIENSVEGGITATLDELAFGEPLMIYREVLLPIAFALLVRPGTDLAAVKTVTGHPAAQIQVRQWLAEHLPDAVWESAASNADGARLVQEGRFDGAFAGEFAAPTYGLEALATEIHDAQNATTRFVLVGRPARLAAPTGADKTSAVFWLRDDHPGALLELLQEFAIRGVNLMRIESRPTGQGLGQYCFSVDAEGHLTDRRVGEALMGLRRRCLNVRFLGSYPRADEVAGTVARGTGDAEFTDASDWLNRALDGRG
- the efeB gene encoding iron uptake transporter deferrochelatase/peroxidase subunit, producing the protein MGDAVGIGGAAPARQGSAPISRRRLLGTAGAAGAAGAAGLIAGGAAGAGVAAAVEAEPTALATVGSAHIPFEGVRQAGIVQPAQARGHLVAFDLVPGADRRAAAGLMRRWSDAVRTMTAAGRPAAPAAYDDQVAYDAGPSSLTVTFGFGRGFFGRTGLGAALPEALAPLPDFAGDRLDPARSNGDLWVQIGADDALVAFHALRVLQKAARDTASVRWQMNGFNRTPGATAHPMTGRNLMGQIDGTNNPKPSDPDFEQRVFVPAKGSPGWMAGGSYAVVRRIRMLLDDWDHLPVARQEKVIGRRKSDGAPLSGGTEFTPVDLAKVNADGSVAIAGDAHIRVAAAASNQGAAMLRRAFSYHDGIGADGTPDAGLLFVAWQADPLKGFVPVQRKLDGGDGLSRFLRHESSGLFAVPGGAGPGEYVGQRLLED
- a CDS encoding copper resistance protein CopC, with translation MAACCALFAVLLATAAPASAHAALIRTDPADGSVVQTAPQQVVLTFSEGVLLSADSLRVLDPAGANVATGVPGHAAGKDSGSTATVALRAGLGNGTYTVAWKAVSQDSHPVAGAFTFSVGAPSQTTVDLSDQAALGGGTAGTLYGVARYFAYGGFALLVGGCVFLSVCWPRGALLRPLQRLVAGGWATLVAATIALIMLRGPYVNGSGLGDAFDLSLIRTQLETRPGAALVSRLLLLAAAAVFLAVLFGSYAKREDPEERADLAWGLGIGGTVVAVGIAATWAMAEHASVGIQRRLAMPIDVVHLLSMAVWLGGLITLLTALSAPSTAGTVERAAVRRFSTIGLTAVTTLVCTGTYQAWRQIGTWRAFTDTSYGRLLLIKIGLVCTLVCVAWFSRKWTQSIGDPAATAGKVGRQTARQAPRQAVRAAAGGSDAADGAGGAQERGKGGAGDPDTAGDPGPSSDDPASDTGAASGTERAAGDPRRMAQLRRQQDARTAAREKKVRDSDPARVALRRSVLAEVGVAVVLLTITTMLTGSQPGRAAEEQKALAPAPAAPGASAPATGASQDADLRIPFDTGGPGGKGTADLILSPARAGTAASVHLELTDAAGLPVKAPEVRLAFTLPAKNLGPLPAKVSPFGAGHWIASNVTLPLAGNWQVALTVRTSDIDEVTVTRNVQITS
- a CDS encoding copper chaperone PCu(A)C, which codes for MRRRRALLGALGGAVAVAAASGAAAGLAGHGSGAGSGGPARLAVSGGYIPRPLLTDEAAAYVTVTNSGGTDAQLTSVSTPLAAHVTLHTTTGTTMRQVTALTVPAGGRLTLGTGGDHLMLETLTHMPSVGERITLRLHFTHATPATVTITVPVRPTTYHPRG
- a CDS encoding SCO family protein — encoded protein: MRTTIKAGAVALAAACALVLTGCGSSSGGSDGTSAAGTLAEVKGGSDQPGTVLDTPFAKPRLQLTDNHGKPFDLVKQTAGHPTLLFFGYTHCPDVCPTTMSDLALAKAKLPKADQDKLRVVFVSSDPERDTPARLTEWLGAMDKSFIGLTGDFTAIQAAARSVGVGIEAPVKEKDGSITVTHGAEVLAFWPKDDKAHVLYMSGTTAEQFAHDLPKIIRSEAP
- a CDS encoding YcnI family protein codes for the protein MSSSRMSRLRGRAAAVAALAGATVLLAAVPAFAHVTVQPNTAAKGGYTTVSFKVPNERDSASTVKIEVNVPTDHPIASVSLQPVPGWTAQVTTSKLATPMKTDDGTVDQAVSKITWTGGKIEPGQFQQFPVSFGPLPSDADSLSFKTLQTYSNGEVVRWIEVPQAGQAEPQNPAPTLKLTAAADDGAATATATGTPAPAPAADSKGTAQAASGGSDSDGTARALGVVGIVVGAAGVGFGIFAGRRRSSAGTGGGGSAA
- a CDS encoding ATP-binding protein; this translates as MSIWWSLHLRREAASVPLARRLLLGTMETAGVDPDISFDLSVALSEACANAVEHAGSATGYCVTALIDGDCCRIEVADSGPGSSRDRTPEFDRTSEFDRKPDWVLHPARPLTHRGQYAEHGRGLFLIEALVDHVRFHDRPGHGTVVSFDKVLKWRDDALLKAS
- a CDS encoding aminopeptidase P family protein, producing MAEDAQGAAQDKPIKQRKNGLYPAVSDELAASMKTGWADTEMHGLTPIAQAGHTAARRAAVSARFPGERIVVPAGKLRTRSNDTEYPFRAGTEYVHLTGDQTQDAVLVLEPLAEGGHEATAYLLPRSDRGNGEFWLDGQGELWVGRRHSLAEAEQLLGLPCRDVRKAQADLREATGPVRVVRGHDAGIEAALTDKVTAERDAELTAFLSELRAVKDDFEIGELEQACASTARGFEDVVKVLDKAEATSERYIEGTFFLRARVEGNDVGYGSICASGPHATTLHWVRNDGPVRSGDLLLLDAGVETRSLYTADVTRTLPVSGRFTPLQRQVYDAVHAAQQAGIDAVKPGAAYRDFHEAAQRVLAERLVEWGLIDGPVERVLELGLQRRWTLHGTGHMLGLDVHDCAHARTEAYVDCTLEPGMVLTVEPGLYFQADDLTVPEQYRGIGVRIEDDILVTADGSRNLSGALPRGADEIEAWMAGLRG